CGCGGTACCTACGGCTTCTAAGGCTTCTCCACACACCGATGCGTCGAGCGGCTGCGATCCTGCCCACTGCGCTGGTACTGGTCTCCAGTGCCTGCTACTCCTACGTCCCCGTGACCGGCACGCCGGTCCCGGGACAGGAGCTGGCGCTGGTGGTCACCGATCGCGGCCGGGTCGCGCTCAACGAGCGGCTCGAGCCAGAAATCGATGAGCTCCGTGGTACGCTCGTGCGCAAGACCGACAGCAGCTACACGCTGGCCATGAAGCAGACGGTCACGCTGCGTCGCACCACCTCCACCTGGGCCGGCGAGTCGTTGAGTGTCGCGGCGGCCTTCGTGGGGACGGTGCGCCGGAGAGAACTCTCACGGTCTCGCAGCTGGCTCGTCGCCGGTGGCGCCGCCGCGGCAGTCGTTGCTTTCATCGCCACACGCAGCTTCCTCGACGGCAACACCAGCGTCGAAACCGATCCCTCCAAACCGCCTACGGGTCCCGGACCAGCTTCGGTCCGTATCCCCGTGTCGTTTCCATTCCGGAGTCACTAGATGCGTTTCCGTCATCTCTCCTCCCTGATCGCTGCGGCCGCCGCTCTGTCGGCGTGCAGCACCGACGAAGTGAGCGGGGTTGCCACTCAACTCGCTCCGGCCGCGTCCGTGCGTTACGTGAACGCGGTCGGCGACACCAGCGCGCTCGACTTCCGCTTCGTCGACGGCGAAGTCGAAGGCTCGCCGCAGTTCGCCGGCATGACCTTCCGGCAGTTCACCCCGTACCAGCGTGCACGTGCCGGCACCCGCCGCATGCGCATCTTCACCAACCCGCAGCAGTACGGCAACCTCATTTCGGTGGCGCAGCAGCAGCACATCGACACGACGTTCACCTTCGAGGCGGGGAAGCGCTACACGATCATGTCGTTCGGCTTCTCCCGCGCCGGGGCCACGCCGCGTCACCGCCTCGTGATCACCGAGGATGTGCTGCCGACCACGCTCGCCGCCACGGCGGTTGGCGTGCGCACCATCCACGCGGC
This genomic interval from Gemmatimonas sp. contains the following:
- a CDS encoding DUF4397 domain-containing protein — encoded protein: MRFRHLSSLIAAAAALSACSTDEVSGVATQLAPAASVRYVNAVGDTSALDFRFVDGEVEGSPQFAGMTFRQFTPYQRARAGTRRMRIFTNPQQYGNLISVAQQQHIDTTFTFEAGKRYTIMSFGFSRAGATPRHRLVITEDVLPTTLAATAVGVRTIHAAAGVGNVDVWVQPSENAAGVTGAPTAANVAPLAATAYLTLAARPVGSLLYRWDVAPTGTTTPVTMSPNSGLPGQVGTAAQNPLVGFQVGRSIITAIVFAPSVAGSRAPQGGEFANVGMRFLPDRHLDTTEQ